ACCGGCGCCGAGGTGTCCGGCAGGAAGCGGCGGAACGAGTTGACGTTCGGCGCGAACATCGGCAGTACCTTGGGGATGTACTTCTGCAGGCCACCGATGTGGTGCAGGAACAGCTCGCTCATGCTGCCGTCTTCATTGGCGAACACCGGCTTGCCGGTGGCGATGTCGACCACGCTCTGGTGCAGGTGCATGGCACTGCCCGGCTCGTCGGTGATCGGCTTGGCCATGAAGGTGGCGGTGACATTGTGCTTGAGCGCCGCCTCGCGCATGGTGCGCTTGAATACGGTGATCTGGTCGGCCAGGTCCAGGGCGTCGCCGTGACGGAAGTTGATCTCCATCTGCGCCGGGCCGTCTTCGTGGATCAGCGTGTCCAGGTCCAGGCACTGGATTTCGCACCAGTCGTAGACGTCCTCGAACAGCGGGTCGAATTCGTTCGCGGCATCGATGGAGAACGACTGCCGGCCGCTCTCGGCACGGCCCGAACGGCCCAATGGCGCCTGCAGCGGCAGGTCCGGGTCTTCGCAGCGCTGGGTGAGGTAGAACTCCATTTCGGGCGCAACGATCGGCTGCCAGCCCTTGTCGGCGTAGAGCTTGAGGACTTTCTTCAGGACGTTGCGCGGCGACAGCTCGATGGGGTTGCCGTGCTTGTCGAAGGTGTCATGGATGACGATGGCGGTCGGTTCGATCGCCCAAGGGATCTGGTACACCGCTGCCGGGTCAGGGCGGCAGATCATGTCGATGTCCGCCGGATCGAGCAGGCCGTAGTAGATGTCGTCATCGACGAAGTCGCCGGTGACGGTCTGCAGCAGCACACTCTCGGGCAGGCGCATGCCACGCTCGTTGAGGAACTTGTTGGTCGGGGCGATCTTGCCGCGGGCAATGCCGGTCAGGTCACTGACCACGCATTCGACTTCGGTGATCCGGTGTTCTTTCAGCCAGGCGGACAGCTGATCGAAGGGGGCGTTCATACAGACCTCTTGGTTGGGTTTTGGTGGTGGGCATGTGCAGCGCGTGAAGGCCGTCGACCTCCAGGAGGTATTACAAACCTTTTCACGGCGCCACTTCCCACAGGTCACGCTGAGGACTATCTTGGGCGCTGCCCCTCGGGGTGATCTATCCGTTTTCTCCGTCAATCAATGCACCAAAAGAGTGCATATAGGACGTCGCGTGAACACGCAAACCGCCTTGCAGGTCCAGGCTTTCAACACCACCGATGTCACCGAGCAGGTGCGTGCCACCCCTGGCTGGCAGCAGCAGTACCGGCAGATGTCACCCGGGCATTTCAGCGGCCAGCTGCGCTGCCTGGGGCTCGATGGCGTCGAGGTGTACGAAGAGCGCCTGAATACCCGAGTCGAGCAGTTCTTCCGCGCCCCGAGCGGCTCGCTGACCTTTTGCTTCGACCAGGTCGAGAACAGCCTGTACCTGCTCAATGAACAAAGCCGGAACATCTGGATAACCCCGGAAAACTACCAGGAAGTGGCGGTGGTGTTCGACCAGCCGTTCCTGCAGCGGCACGGCCTGGATCTGGAGCGTTTGCAGGGGCTGTTCATGGTGCCGCTGGGCAGCGGCCAGAATGCGCTGTTCGGCAGCTGGCTGAGCGCGACCCTGACACGTCTGGCGCAGGCTGACTGCCTACTCGAGGGGCAGGCCTTGGCCGAGCAACTGCTCGATGACTGCCTGTTCATCCTCGACAACGCCTGCCAGCGCCTGCAAGGCCAGGCACTGGGCAAGCGCGGTGAAGAGCGGGCGATCATGCAGCGGGTCAGCGAATGGGCGGCGGACTGCCCGGACGAGACGCTCAATCTCATGGAGCTGGCGCAGGTGGCCGGGGTGTCGTTGCGTCAATTGCAGGAGGCCTTCAAGGCCTTTACCGGCATGCCCCCGGCGCATTGGTTGCGTCTGCGCCGACTCAACGGTGCGCGCCGCGACCTGCTGCGCCGCGCCAGCGACGTGACGGTAGCGGAAGTGGCGATGCGTTGGTCATTCTGGCACCTGGGGCGGTTTTCCGAGAGCTATCGCCAGTTGTTCCGCGAATTGCCGAGCGAGACGCTCAAGCGCGGGCGCTGAAGGGGCCTCCGCGAGGGGTTGGCTGTCAGATGAAGACCAGTTCAAAAGGCTGCAGCAGACATTCCAGCAGCTGTTGCGGCACCACGGGCGGCGTGTCCGCATCCGCCTCCATCTGACTGACATGGGCAGCAATGGCCTGGCGCTTGCGCGCGAGGCTGGCTTCGTCGAGCTGGATACGACGCGCGCGTTGCCAAGGTAGCCGAGGATCGTCCGGCGTCGACCAGCGCCACGCCCATATCGGCGCTTCGGCCAGCGTTGCCCCGCGCGCCTGGGCGGCCTGTGCGCAGGCACGGCCCACCGCGTCATGGTCGCAATGGCCATCGTGGCGCCAGGGACACATCAACAGATCGCCGGGTTGCAGTAACTGGTTCAGGTAATTGACCAGGAAGGCCTCGTCCCGGGGCAAGGCGCCGTCCTTGAGGTTCAGCCGTCGCCAATCCAGATCGCCGACCCGCAGATCGAGCTGCTGCAAGGCATGGCGGCTCTCCAGTGGGCGCTGGTGGCGCAGGCGTCGTTCAGTCCATTGTGCCGAGCCTGGGTGGCTGCCTTCGCCGTCGGTGGCAGAGATGAGCACGAGGTCCTGCTCGCGGCCATGGAAGTAACTCAGTAATCCGCCCGCCATGAGCACCTCGTCATCCGGATGCGGCGCTACCAACACCAGGCGCCGACCCGGCGGGCACAGTTGTTCGGGGGTAATCCAGGCGGCCCGGGCCAGGTGCGCGGATTTCTGCCATTCGCTCCAAGGGGTTCCCGCGTCAGCCTGGATCATGTGCTCGTTCATCGTTGCCAAGCTCCTGCTGTCAGTCGAACTCAAACCAACCCTGGCGCTGTATTTTTGCGGCGGCTTGGTCATGGCGGGTTTCGGGACGACTCCCGGGTCTCTGAAGGATTGAGGGAGTGGGTGAGGGGAGAGTTCAAAAAAGCTGGCGACACACGATCTGATGTTAGGCGGGTTTGTGGGAGCAGCCACCACCGGACTTCAGGGATGCAGATGATGGCACCTTGCTTGCTTTCTCTGTCGTGCGGGATACTTGCGCGCCAGGAGTGCACGTAAGGACGCAGTAGACATGCAACGCAATGCCCAGGAACCTGAGTTCTTTGTGTATTTGAAAGCCTATCTCTTGGGCTTTGTCATATTCGGTATTTATCAACTTGGTACGTGGCTAGGTCTCGGCCTCTATAAGGGGCTCCTTGCTCATCATCCTGCTATTTGGAAGTGGGGGGTGCTGGGCACACTATTGATGACAGCGTTGATGCTGGCTTACCTGTATGTGCGCGGCGGCCTCTGTCTGGCCCGCCGTTACACGCAAAGCAGGCGCGTTGACCTCCTCGCGTTCATTGTCCTGGGCGCGGTATCGAACGAACTCGCTTCGCCGCTGATGGACGTGCTTCACAAAGAGGTCGATAAACTGCCCGCATCGTCGGGGCTTCTGATCCTGATCGGTGGGCTTGTTATATTCTCGTCTGTCTTGACCGCACATCTGCGTCTGAACAGGCATGCTGACACGGTCAAGGAGGTTCATTTTCTCCAGGACAACGAAGTTTCGCTGCACGAACACGACCAGCTCGGCATGGCGCCCAGGGCAAAGGATTTTGCGGATGCGGTGTTGGCGTGTACCCAGCATGAGTCGATAGCGCTAGGTGTGGATGGCCCTTGGGGGGTTGGCAAGACAAGCTTTATCAACCTTGCTGCCAAACATTGGCAGCAGCCAGAAATTCTTGTGTTCCGCTTTGAACCATTGAAGTATGCAGGCGATGCCGACCTCGCTCAGCGCTTTGTAAGAGAGTTGATTGCGTGTATCCAGCGGGAAAGCTATGTGCCTGAACTCCAGCCTTTCGCCTCACGGTATTCTCGGTTGTTGAAAGGCAAGGCCGAGTTTTCGTTATTTGGTCTGAAAGTGGAACTGGAGCCGGGCAGCGATACACTGGACGAATTGCTGGAGAGTCTGGATTCGACGCTTGAGCGAGTGGGCAAAAAGTTGATCGTCGTGATCGATGATCTCGATCGATTGGAACCGTCGGCCATCAATAATGTGCTGTTCGGAATGAAGAAGGCTTTCAGGCTTCGCCGCGCAACGTACATTTTGTGCTATGACACCGAAATGTTGGTGGCGTTGGCTAGTGATGGTGAGCGGGCACGAGAGTTTCTTGAGAAGTTCGTCACATTAAAAGTTAACGTTTTCGTGGATGCTGCCGCGCTGGCGCGATACTTGAATCAAGACTGGAGAAAGGATGTTCCAGGATTGGATTTGGTCCCTGTGGAGCGGATGAGCAAGC
The Pseudomonas putida genome window above contains:
- a CDS encoding glutamine synthetase family protein; protein product: MNAPFDQLSAWLKEHRITEVECVVSDLTGIARGKIAPTNKFLNERGMRLPESVLLQTVTGDFVDDDIYYGLLDPADIDMICRPDPAAVYQIPWAIEPTAIVIHDTFDKHGNPIELSPRNVLKKVLKLYADKGWQPIVAPEMEFYLTQRCEDPDLPLQAPLGRSGRAESGRQSFSIDAANEFDPLFEDVYDWCEIQCLDLDTLIHEDGPAQMEINFRHGDALDLADQITVFKRTMREAALKHNVTATFMAKPITDEPGSAMHLHQSVVDIATGKPVFANEDGSMSELFLHHIGGLQKYIPKVLPMFAPNVNSFRRFLPDTSAPVNVEWGEENRTAGLRVPTSSPEAMRVENRLPGADANPYLAIAASLLCGYLGMIEKIEPSAPVQGRAYERRNLRLPITIEDALQHMEDCKVLEDYLGRQFVQGYVAVKRAEHENFKRVISSWEREFLLLSV
- a CDS encoding helix-turn-helix domain-containing protein, whose translation is MNTQTALQVQAFNTTDVTEQVRATPGWQQQYRQMSPGHFSGQLRCLGLDGVEVYEERLNTRVEQFFRAPSGSLTFCFDQVENSLYLLNEQSRNIWITPENYQEVAVVFDQPFLQRHGLDLERLQGLFMVPLGSGQNALFGSWLSATLTRLAQADCLLEGQALAEQLLDDCLFILDNACQRLQGQALGKRGEERAIMQRVSEWAADCPDETLNLMELAQVAGVSLRQLQEAFKAFTGMPPAHWLRLRRLNGARRDLLRRASDVTVAEVAMRWSFWHLGRFSESYRQLFRELPSETLKRGR
- a CDS encoding PIG-L deacetylase family protein codes for the protein MNEHMIQADAGTPWSEWQKSAHLARAAWITPEQLCPPGRRLVLVAPHPDDEVLMAGGLLSYFHGREQDLVLISATDGEGSHPGSAQWTERRLRHQRPLESRHALQQLDLRVGDLDWRRLNLKDGALPRDEAFLVNYLNQLLQPGDLLMCPWRHDGHCDHDAVGRACAQAAQARGATLAEAPIWAWRWSTPDDPRLPWQRARRIQLDEASLARKRQAIAAHVSQMEADADTPPVVPQQLLECLLQPFELVFI